The Nitrosomonas sp. sh817 genome includes a window with the following:
- the vgrG gene encoding type VI secretion system tip protein VgrG, which translates to MADSPLMSSTGVVSVTIQSNGAAIADSIQIVSIEIFYAVNKIPHARIILLDGDMPNNDFPVSNADDFKPGAEITINAGYANQTATVFKGIVIKHGIKMDGDNFSRLIVQCKDKAVAMTVGRKNANYVDSKDSDILSKIIGSYSGLSSDVTATTASFKELVQYYCTDWDYLLARAEVNGFLVTIDEAKVSVKAPQVSGEPVLTLTYGIDLMAFAADIDAAAQYSEVKGAAWSLTDQAVQEAQAAPDNLTSQGNLTGSDLAGVIAANNFRLQSPVPLDDSALTGWVKGQQVKSALARIRGYASFQGSAKAKTGELIELKGVGNRFNGNVLVTAVKHDIKQGNWVTEIEFGLSPLWFTEQYKTEAPLASGLTPGVNGLHIGVVKKLDADPDGQYKIQVSVPVMQPDTEGVWARLANYYGSNGFGEFFIPEIGDEVVLGYFNNDPSHPVILGSMYSSNHKPPYELTADNYIKAVVTRSKLKLEFDDEKKVITLITPANNKIVINDDQKSILLQDQNSNKIELNSSGIVIDSPKDIKISAKGKVTIDAVGNIEATAQADIKCQGLNVNHQANVGFSAKGNATAELSASGQTTVKGGIVMIN; encoded by the coding sequence ATGGCAGATTCTCCATTGATGAGCAGCACCGGGGTGGTCTCGGTAACCATTCAAAGTAACGGCGCTGCGATCGCCGACTCCATTCAAATCGTATCCATCGAAATTTTTTACGCGGTGAACAAAATTCCGCATGCCAGGATTATCCTGCTGGATGGCGATATGCCGAATAATGATTTTCCCGTAAGCAACGCCGACGATTTCAAACCCGGTGCGGAAATTACTATCAATGCCGGCTACGCCAATCAAACCGCCACGGTTTTTAAAGGTATCGTCATCAAGCATGGCATCAAAATGGACGGCGATAACTTTTCCCGGCTGATTGTGCAATGTAAAGATAAAGCGGTTGCCATGACAGTGGGGCGCAAGAATGCCAACTATGTCGATTCGAAAGACAGCGATATCCTCAGCAAAATCATCGGATCCTATAGCGGATTGTCGTCCGACGTGACCGCCACCACTGCCAGTTTTAAGGAATTGGTGCAGTATTACTGCACGGACTGGGATTATTTGCTCGCTAGAGCCGAAGTCAATGGATTCCTGGTGACAATCGATGAAGCCAAAGTCAGCGTTAAGGCCCCGCAAGTGAGTGGTGAACCGGTATTGACGCTGACTTACGGGATCGATCTGATGGCATTTGCCGCAGACATTGATGCGGCGGCGCAATATTCGGAAGTTAAAGGCGCGGCATGGAGTTTAACGGATCAGGCAGTACAAGAAGCTCAAGCCGCTCCGGACAATCTGACCAGCCAAGGAAATCTGACAGGCAGTGATCTGGCCGGCGTGATCGCGGCCAATAATTTCCGCTTGCAATCGCCGGTGCCGCTCGACGATTCGGCATTAACCGGCTGGGTTAAGGGACAGCAAGTAAAATCGGCTTTGGCGCGGATCCGGGGTTACGCGTCGTTTCAGGGCAGCGCCAAAGCGAAAACCGGCGAGTTGATCGAATTGAAAGGTGTGGGTAATCGTTTCAACGGCAATGTGTTGGTGACGGCTGTCAAACATGATATCAAGCAAGGTAATTGGGTCACGGAGATCGAGTTCGGCTTGTCGCCGTTATGGTTTACCGAGCAGTATAAAACCGAAGCGCCGCTCGCTTCGGGGTTGACGCCGGGGGTCAACGGCTTGCACATCGGGGTGGTGAAAAAGCTGGATGCGGATCCGGACGGGCAATACAAGATCCAGGTATCGGTTCCGGTGATGCAGCCGGATACCGAAGGCGTGTGGGCACGTCTGGCGAATTATTATGGTTCGAATGGTTTTGGCGAGTTTTTTATCCCGGAAATCGGCGATGAAGTGGTGCTGGGCTATTTCAATAACGATCCTTCGCACCCGGTAATTTTAGGGAGTATGTACAGCAGCAACCACAAACCGCCGTACGAGTTGACTGCCGACAATTACATCAAGGCCGTGGTGACAAGAAGCAAGCTGAAGCTGGAGTTCGACGACGAGAAGAAAGTCATCACGCTGATTACTCCTGCCAATAACAAGATTGTCATCAACGACGATCAAAAGTCGATTCTGCTGCAAGACCAGAATTCCAACAAAATTGAGCTCAATTCCAGCGGCATCGTGATCGACAGCCCTAAAGATATTAAGATCAGCGCCAAAGGCAAAGTGACCATAGATGCCGTCGGCAACATCGAAGCAACGGCGCAAGCGGATATCAAGTGCCAAGGTTTAAATGTCAATCATCAGGCCAACGTCGGCTTCAGCGCCAAAGGCAATGCGACTGCCGAATTGTCCGCCAGCGGGCAAACCACTGTTAAAGGCGGTATTGTCATGATTAACTGA
- a CDS encoding PAAR domain-containing protein — protein MPPAARITDMHTCPMQTPGVPPIPHVGGPISGPCVPNVLIGNLPAAVVGDMCVCVGPPDTIVKGSATVMIGNKPAARIGDTTAHGGAIVVGLPTVMIGG, from the coding sequence ATGCCGCCAGCTGCCAGAATTACCGATATGCATACCTGTCCGATGCAAACCCCCGGTGTTCCCCCGATTCCGCATGTTGGCGGTCCGATCAGCGGACCCTGTGTTCCCAATGTGTTGATTGGAAACCTGCCGGCTGCGGTCGTGGGGGATATGTGCGTGTGTGTCGGGCCGCCCGATACGATTGTGAAAGGTTCGGCTACCGTCATGATCGGTAACAAGCCGGCAGCCAGGATCGGCGATACCACCGCACACGGCGGTGCGATCGTGGTCGGTTTGCCGACCGTGATGATTGGCGGTTAG
- a CDS encoding phage tail sheath C-terminal domain-containing protein produces the protein MGQYKTPGVYIVEKSAFPNSVVEVATAVPAFIGYTEKANNKGKSLLNKAWRISSMSEFISFFGGPPKTQYQIAEAAASAPAPGGKDKDKDSGKGSAVAAVIESDFSSNDKEYALSLQGARYFLYHSMMLFFQNGGGACYVVSVGNYEQEIAKQIIEKPKLSAGIDILLKEQEPTMVVIPDAVSLAEPDCIALQQAMLSHCGQVMKNRFAILDVFDGYKEAQDSSCIENFRNDLGTNSLDFAAAYYPWLNTSIVQTGDLSFANVSNLDKLKELLKAETDGSDLDDKKKGEINAKIAEIGVTPKTDKMSSDEDLHKILTAVCPLYKNIIESIKLKLNLLPPSAGMAGVYTMVDNSRGVWKAPANVSLNAVISPSVEITHAQQEDLNVTTAGKSINAIRTFIGEGTLVWGARTLDGNSLDWRYINVRRTMIMLEESIKLATKAYVFEPNVSNTWVTIKSMISNFLTSIWKRGGLAGATPDDAFGVYVGLGETMTPQDILDGMLKVTVLVALSRPAEFIEITFQQQMQKS, from the coding sequence ATGGGGCAGTATAAAACACCGGGTGTTTACATTGTTGAAAAAAGTGCGTTTCCCAATTCCGTCGTAGAAGTCGCTACAGCTGTACCGGCGTTTATCGGGTACACGGAAAAAGCAAACAATAAAGGCAAATCCCTGTTAAACAAGGCATGGCGAATCTCGTCCATGTCCGAATTTATCAGCTTTTTCGGCGGACCGCCTAAGACGCAATATCAGATTGCTGAAGCTGCGGCTTCAGCTCCTGCTCCCGGCGGAAAAGATAAGGATAAAGATTCTGGTAAGGGTAGTGCAGTTGCAGCAGTGATTGAATCCGATTTCTCCAGTAACGATAAAGAATATGCACTGTCGCTTCAGGGCGCACGCTATTTTCTGTATCACAGCATGATGCTGTTCTTTCAAAACGGCGGGGGTGCCTGTTATGTCGTTTCTGTCGGCAATTACGAGCAGGAAATTGCAAAGCAAATTATTGAGAAGCCTAAGCTGAGCGCGGGGATCGACATCCTGCTAAAAGAACAGGAACCGACCATGGTGGTAATCCCGGATGCGGTATCGCTGGCCGAGCCGGATTGCATCGCGTTGCAGCAAGCAATGCTCAGCCACTGCGGACAAGTGATGAAAAACCGTTTTGCCATTTTGGACGTGTTCGACGGCTACAAGGAAGCGCAAGACAGCAGTTGTATCGAGAATTTTCGCAACGATCTGGGTACGAATAGCCTGGACTTCGCAGCAGCCTATTATCCTTGGCTCAACACTTCGATTGTGCAAACCGGCGATTTGAGTTTTGCCAATGTTTCCAATCTGGATAAGTTGAAAGAATTACTCAAAGCCGAGACTGACGGTAGCGATCTGGATGACAAGAAAAAAGGCGAGATCAACGCCAAGATTGCCGAAATTGGTGTGACGCCGAAAACGGATAAGATGTCCAGCGATGAAGATCTGCACAAAATTCTCACCGCAGTTTGCCCGCTATACAAGAACATCATCGAAAGTATCAAACTCAAGTTGAATTTGTTGCCGCCCAGTGCCGGTATGGCCGGGGTCTATACCATGGTCGATAATTCCCGCGGCGTGTGGAAGGCGCCTGCGAACGTCAGCCTGAATGCGGTGATCTCTCCTTCAGTGGAAATCACGCATGCGCAACAAGAAGATTTGAATGTGACGACTGCCGGAAAATCGATCAATGCGATTCGTACTTTCATTGGCGAGGGTACGCTGGTTTGGGGGGCGCGCACACTCGACGGTAATAGTCTTGACTGGCGCTACATCAACGTGCGCAGAACCATGATCATGCTGGAAGAATCGATCAAGCTGGCGACCAAGGCCTATGTGTTTGAGCCGAACGTTTCCAATACCTGGGTTACGATCAAAAGCATGATCAGTAATTTCCTCACCAGCATCTGGAAACGGGGTGGTTTGGCTGGTGCAACACCGGATGACGCCTTTGGTGTTTATGTCGGTTTGGGCGAAACCATGACGCCGCAGGATATTCTGGATGGTATGTTGAAAGTGACTGTGCTGGTCGCATTGAGCCGTCCGGCAGAATTTATCGAAATTACTTTCCAGCAGCAAATGCAGAAATCTTAA
- a CDS encoding phage tail protein, whose protein sequence is MADDGSAQSTTVWPMPKFYFQVKWDSQVMRFQEVSGLDIQSEEIKYRHGDSPEFSVIKMPGMKKFGNITMKKGIFKGDNKFWDWFKQIKMNTIKRLPVTISLLDEGGKATMVWTLTNAWPTKITGTDLKSEGNEVAIESIEIVHEGLTIANS, encoded by the coding sequence ATGGCAGATGATGGATCAGCTCAATCGACTACAGTTTGGCCCATGCCGAAATTCTATTTTCAGGTTAAATGGGATTCGCAAGTGATGCGGTTTCAGGAAGTCAGCGGATTGGATATCCAATCCGAAGAAATTAAATACCGTCATGGCGATAGCCCGGAATTTTCAGTCATTAAGATGCCGGGCATGAAAAAATTTGGCAATATCACCATGAAGAAAGGCATCTTTAAAGGTGACAACAAGTTCTGGGACTGGTTTAAACAAATCAAGATGAACACGATCAAGCGTTTGCCGGTCACGATCAGCCTGCTCGATGAAGGCGGTAAAGCGACGATGGTTTGGACATTGACGAATGCCTGGCCGACAAAAATTACCGGTACTGATCTGAAATCCGAAGGTAACGAAGTGGCGATCGAATCCATTGAAATTGTGCATGAAGGCCTGACGATCGCCAACAGCTAA
- a CDS encoding GPW/gp25 family protein, with translation MTADKSFLGTGWGFPPEFQIHGTVKPVSAEEDIRESLYILLSTNPGERVMQPTYGCGLKTQIFEEINETAVTVMIDLVRRAILFFEPRVIVETITVESDNANDILNGLIKINISYIVRATNNRHNIVYPFYFTEGTNVEL, from the coding sequence ATGACTGCCGACAAATCCTTTCTCGGAACCGGTTGGGGATTTCCTCCCGAGTTTCAGATCCATGGAACGGTGAAGCCTGTTTCCGCTGAAGAGGATATCCGGGAAAGTTTGTATATTTTATTATCGACCAACCCCGGAGAGCGGGTGATGCAACCAACCTACGGTTGCGGTTTGAAAACGCAGATATTTGAAGAAATCAATGAAACCGCGGTAACGGTGATGATCGATCTGGTTAGGCGCGCCATTCTGTTTTTCGAACCGCGAGTCATCGTGGAAACGATCACCGTCGAATCGGATAATGCAAACGATATCTTGAATGGACTGATAAAAATAAACATTTCTTATATCGTACGGGCAACCAATAACCGCCATAACATTGTATATCCGTTTTATTTCACGGAAGGAACCAACGTTGAATTGTAA
- the dnaJ gene encoding molecular chaperone DnaJ, with product MSKRDYYQVLGVSRDADEATIKKAYRKLAMKYHPDRNAGDVKSEEMFKEAKEAYEILTDPNKRAAYDQFGHAGVEGGAAGGAGAQGFSDAFSDIFSDLFGGRGGRANVHRGSDLRYNLEISLEQAARGTETKIRIPTMEMCDVCHGSGAKPGSSPKTCPTCNGHGQVRMQQGFFSIQQTCPKCHGSGKIISQPCGSCHGVGRVKQHKTLNVKIPEGVDDGDRIRISGEGEAGVNGGPPGDLYVVVHLAAHSVFRRDGDHLHCEIPISFTVAALGGEIEVPTLEGHAKIKVPAETQTGKIFRLRGKGIKGVRSHDKGDLLCHVAVETPVKLTTRQKELLEELEAISLKDGSRHSPRAKSWMDKAREFFSEK from the coding sequence ATGAGTAAGCGCGATTATTATCAAGTGTTAGGCGTCAGCCGCGATGCCGACGAAGCCACCATCAAAAAAGCCTATCGCAAACTGGCGATGAAGTACCATCCCGACCGGAACGCCGGCGATGTGAAATCGGAAGAGATGTTCAAAGAGGCGAAAGAAGCTTATGAAATATTGACCGATCCGAATAAACGCGCGGCGTATGACCAATTCGGCCACGCCGGGGTGGAAGGCGGCGCAGCGGGAGGAGCTGGCGCGCAAGGTTTCAGCGACGCCTTTAGCGATATTTTCAGCGACTTGTTCGGCGGGCGCGGCGGACGCGCCAACGTGCATCGCGGCTCGGATTTGCGCTATAACCTGGAAATTTCGCTGGAGCAGGCTGCGCGCGGTACTGAAACAAAAATTCGCATTCCAACAATGGAAATGTGCGATGTCTGCCATGGCAGCGGTGCCAAACCGGGTAGTTCACCGAAAACTTGTCCGACCTGTAACGGTCATGGGCAAGTTCGCATGCAACAAGGATTCTTCTCTATCCAGCAAACCTGTCCGAAATGTCACGGCAGCGGCAAGATAATTTCTCAACCGTGCGGCAGTTGTCATGGTGTCGGGCGTGTCAAGCAGCATAAAACGCTCAATGTGAAAATTCCCGAAGGTGTCGACGATGGTGATCGGATTCGCATTTCCGGCGAGGGTGAAGCTGGTGTCAACGGAGGCCCGCCGGGCGATCTGTACGTTGTTGTTCATTTGGCGGCACATTCGGTATTCCGTCGTGATGGCGATCATCTGCATTGCGAGATTCCGATCAGCTTTACCGTCGCGGCACTTGGCGGAGAAATCGAAGTGCCGACTCTGGAGGGGCATGCCAAAATCAAAGTGCCGGCAGAAACACAGACCGGTAAAATTTTCCGGTTGCGTGGCAAAGGCATCAAGGGTGTGAGAAGTCATGACAAGGGCGATTTGCTGTGTCATGTGGCGGTGGAAACACCGGTTAAACTGACAACCCGTCAAAAAGAATTGCTGGAGGAATTGGAAGCTATCAGCTTGAAAGACGGATCGCGTCACAGTCCCCGTGCAAAATCCTGGATGGACAAAGCGCGCGAGTTTTTCTCTGAAAAATGA
- a CDS encoding exosortase system-associated protein, TIGR04073 family, whose translation MKAAVRFTFILSLLLFFPASTYAENITADIYFNRAGTKIVSGIANVATGWMELPKNLAIWNEKDDQIVIGTINGLLWGMFHTVGRTANGALDFATFWLPTYPIPDPVYIWEDFWKETDYLGWRMAR comes from the coding sequence ATGAAAGCTGCCGTCCGCTTTACTTTCATATTATCTCTGTTATTGTTTTTTCCGGCATCAACATATGCAGAGAATATTACTGCCGACATCTACTTTAATAGAGCGGGTACAAAGATCGTTAGCGGTATTGCCAATGTAGCGACCGGGTGGATGGAGTTACCCAAGAATCTTGCGATCTGGAATGAGAAGGATGATCAGATCGTGATAGGCACCATTAATGGATTGCTTTGGGGCATGTTTCATACGGTCGGACGTACAGCGAATGGTGCGCTGGATTTCGCTACGTTCTGGCTGCCGACTTATCCAATTCCCGATCCGGTGTACATTTGGGAAGATTTCTGGAAAGAAACCGACTATCTTGGCTGGCGCATGGCGAGATAG
- a CDS encoding baseplate J/gp47 family protein — translation MKSLNDSLIDQLHISDGRSQQNRRLPALQQDYFNVSEMQFHTLLALLADYAQAMNFFNLEHRISGTWKQFFSVDETVVIATMLAVDLKKLTAAGAAESSAESADNPVIQALQPLAGKEVSRHVMAAYTALHLLDQWLQKLATPHNQVGIELRKILESVITGLRKDVDVLWQYLAGYLEGCEQQQVFSTDLIDLVLSAEEKPRTHRETGIVEITDVATIRSSHYAFVKAIEMVQSNAAELLSSALRSGDHDPAVGLLFAFLQLFQKLQKKLNRFTLNYVDFYYDQVLKVQRRDFSPDYVYLVIAPNKKNFNALIPRGTEFLARSDEENRDIVYASTADVAINDAVVNSIYTLFFKRDAMNFPENNLLEKTGLDGRSDESARQLATGCWLQSIPLPLGTNAAGQGQMTAYPLFGATREGEENVLTQQADIGFAFASKVLLLKEGKRTVTVEICFRNNGLTFEQWLQKIAEAMHSGGGCTETLTHIQEQQAFFKAFKDVFVISLSTQAGWQEVPEYSPCYLGIDPRQQSNSLRITLLLPESFPGIAAVSSDVHGTDFDTGLPVIHFLLNPRSYLYPYGIFSRLEISSVEIGVEVEGCRTLQLFNNIGQLSPLTPFAPFGPIPETGSYLVAGCPETAGKHLSDFSITLQWGGVPATLGGFRSYYQGYELSGNTDFLVSATVLANGKWLPENAGSANVSSLFEINTGLDGGSEINEHRQLSCRSIISNWSPVEYRSSGSPYNYSPSAQKGFFKFTLIAPAQAFGHREYPQVLTEVLTFNAKQKHSQFLKKMPNPPYTPMIVSIFANYKAASKIIVGREEANCIPAMQEKIIHLHPLGWKNAMINTDRSIFLLPHYAYSGNLLIGLQGLTDGGAITLYFHLRENSLPIKDTYLKELRWFYMADNQWLPLSAKEILSDSTQRFMKSGIVTLHIPADITQENTVLPAGLSWLRVSAEHELENFCSLYAIHAQAIKASRQSDQGTQSNLIRLPPGSVTRARKSIPGIGSIGQIQASFGGEPVEDRDQLRVRISERLKHKKRALLSADYELLILEQFPQIHKVKCFPSMAPDFVSAQQFSPGHLMIVGVPYLSHDEITTQRPFLSGQLINDIQDYISRLTTPFVAIHVCNPVYEVIQVRCTVKLKNPLLAGLHLNQLNAAISGFLSPWNDAIGNTHHFGWRISKHDIESFIQNMDYIDRVTNLSILRIAPKGEGYFELFDSAAQTGDDIDSGDVAPIYPWSIAAPIKQHFIEMDDRFDLIEPEITGIGELEIGSTFIISDEKWREKIEKH, via the coding sequence ATGAAATCGCTCAATGATTCATTAATTGATCAACTGCACATTAGCGACGGCCGGAGTCAGCAAAACAGACGATTGCCGGCTTTGCAGCAAGATTATTTTAATGTTTCGGAAATGCAGTTTCATACACTGTTGGCTTTGCTGGCGGATTATGCGCAGGCAATGAATTTTTTTAACCTGGAGCACCGGATTTCCGGAACCTGGAAGCAATTTTTCTCAGTGGATGAAACCGTCGTCATCGCGACAATGCTGGCGGTCGATTTGAAGAAATTGACAGCGGCCGGAGCGGCTGAGTCAAGCGCGGAAAGTGCTGACAATCCGGTAATTCAGGCGCTGCAGCCGTTAGCCGGCAAAGAAGTCAGCCGGCATGTGATGGCAGCCTATACCGCGCTGCATTTGCTGGATCAGTGGTTGCAGAAATTGGCAACGCCGCATAACCAAGTTGGGATAGAGCTACGCAAGATTCTGGAAAGTGTGATCACCGGACTGAGGAAAGATGTCGATGTGCTTTGGCAATATTTAGCCGGATATCTGGAAGGTTGCGAACAGCAACAAGTTTTTTCCACAGATTTAATTGACTTGGTGTTATCCGCTGAGGAAAAGCCGCGAACGCATCGTGAAACCGGCATCGTCGAGATAACCGATGTTGCAACAATCCGGTCGAGTCATTATGCATTTGTGAAGGCCATTGAAATGGTGCAAAGTAATGCGGCCGAACTGCTTTCATCCGCTTTGCGCAGCGGCGATCATGATCCTGCGGTCGGTTTGCTGTTTGCTTTTTTGCAGCTATTCCAGAAACTGCAAAAAAAATTAAACCGGTTCACGTTGAATTATGTTGATTTTTACTATGATCAGGTGCTCAAAGTTCAGCGGCGTGATTTTTCCCCGGATTATGTTTATCTGGTAATCGCGCCCAATAAAAAGAATTTTAATGCTCTGATTCCACGGGGAACCGAATTTCTTGCGAGATCGGATGAAGAGAACCGGGATATTGTTTACGCGTCCACCGCTGATGTCGCAATTAATGATGCAGTCGTAAACTCGATTTATACGCTGTTCTTTAAAAGGGATGCGATGAATTTTCCAGAAAATAATTTACTGGAAAAAACCGGATTGGATGGCCGATCCGATGAATCCGCGAGACAACTGGCAACCGGATGCTGGCTGCAAAGTATTCCGTTGCCGCTAGGGACGAATGCCGCCGGTCAGGGACAGATGACCGCTTACCCATTGTTCGGAGCAACCAGAGAAGGCGAAGAGAATGTGCTGACGCAGCAAGCGGATATCGGTTTTGCATTCGCCAGCAAGGTGTTGCTATTGAAAGAAGGGAAGCGGACGGTAACGGTTGAAATTTGTTTCAGGAATAACGGACTGACTTTTGAGCAATGGCTTCAAAAAATTGCTGAAGCCATGCACTCTGGCGGCGGTTGCACTGAAACCTTGACGCATATTCAAGAACAGCAAGCTTTTTTTAAAGCGTTTAAGGATGTTTTTGTAATCAGCTTATCCACTCAAGCCGGGTGGCAGGAAGTACCGGAATATTCGCCTTGTTACTTAGGAATCGACCCGCGCCAGCAATCCAATAGTTTGCGCATAACCTTGTTGCTGCCGGAGAGTTTTCCAGGAATTGCCGCGGTCAGTTCCGATGTTCACGGAACGGATTTTGATACCGGGTTACCCGTTATCCATTTTCTATTAAATCCCCGGAGCTATTTGTATCCGTATGGGATTTTTTCCAGACTGGAAATATCGTCGGTTGAAATCGGGGTCGAAGTCGAGGGTTGCAGAACCCTGCAACTTTTCAATAATATCGGACAATTGTCGCCGTTGACGCCGTTTGCACCTTTCGGCCCGATCCCGGAAACCGGTTCGTATTTGGTTGCCGGGTGTCCGGAAACGGCCGGTAAACACTTATCCGACTTTAGTATCACGCTTCAATGGGGAGGTGTTCCCGCCACACTCGGCGGGTTTAGATCCTACTATCAAGGTTACGAGTTATCCGGAAATACTGATTTCCTGGTAAGCGCCACAGTTCTGGCCAATGGCAAATGGTTGCCCGAAAATGCCGGATCGGCTAACGTCAGCTCGTTATTTGAAATCAATACCGGCTTGGACGGCGGCAGTGAAATCAACGAACATCGCCAGCTATCATGCCGTTCCATCATTTCCAACTGGAGTCCTGTGGAGTACCGCAGCTCTGGAAGTCCGTACAATTATTCGCCGTCCGCCCAAAAAGGTTTTTTTAAGTTTACACTGATCGCGCCAGCGCAGGCTTTCGGTCATCGTGAGTATCCGCAGGTATTGACGGAGGTATTGACGTTCAACGCCAAACAGAAGCATAGCCAGTTTCTGAAAAAAATGCCGAATCCTCCCTATACACCGATGATCGTGTCGATTTTTGCGAACTACAAAGCGGCATCGAAAATCATCGTGGGCAGGGAAGAAGCAAACTGTATCCCGGCGATGCAAGAGAAAATCATTCATTTGCATCCGCTGGGCTGGAAAAATGCAATGATTAACACGGATCGAAGCATTTTTTTACTACCGCACTATGCCTATTCAGGCAATTTGTTGATTGGATTGCAGGGATTGACCGATGGCGGCGCGATCACGCTGTATTTTCATTTGCGCGAGAATTCCTTGCCGATTAAGGATACTTATCTGAAAGAGTTGCGCTGGTTCTACATGGCCGATAACCAATGGCTGCCATTAAGCGCGAAGGAGATATTATCGGACTCCACCCAACGGTTTATGAAGTCCGGAATCGTCACGTTGCATATCCCGGCGGATATTACGCAGGAGAATACGGTGCTGCCGGCCGGATTATCCTGGCTGCGAGTGTCCGCTGAGCATGAGCTGGAAAATTTCTGTAGTCTCTATGCGATCCATGCGCAAGCGATAAAAGCCAGCAGGCAATCGGATCAGGGCACTCAAAGCAACTTGATCCGATTGCCGCCCGGTTCGGTAACGCGTGCCCGCAAATCAATTCCCGGTATCGGGAGCATCGGGCAAATCCAGGCATCGTTCGGCGGCGAGCCGGTTGAAGATCGCGATCAATTGCGCGTGCGTATCAGCGAACGCCTGAAACATAAGAAACGTGCGTTGCTGTCGGCGGATTACGAATTGCTGATACTGGAACAATTTCCGCAGATCCATAAGGTAAAATGCTTTCCCAGCATGGCTCCCGATTTTGTGTCCGCGCAGCAATTTTCTCCCGGTCATTTGATGATAGTCGGAGTGCCGTATCTGTCGCATGATGAAATAACGACGCAACGGCCGTTCTTAAGCGGGCAATTGATCAATGACATACAGGATTACATCAGTCGGCTCACCACGCCGTTCGTGGCGATCCATGTTTGTAACCCGGTTTATGAAGTGATCCAGGTGAGGTGCACGGTCAAGCTGAAAAATCCGCTCCTGGCGGGTTTGCATTTGAATCAATTGAATGCGGCGATTTCCGGTTTTCTGTCGCCCTGGAATGATGCGATTGGCAATACCCATCATTTTGGCTGGCGCATCAGCAAGCACGATATCGAATCTTTTATTCAGAATATGGATTACATCGACCGCGTGACCAACTTATCGATCTTGCGGATCGCACCCAAGGGCGAAGGTTATTTCGAGTTGTTCGATAGCGCGGCGCAAACAGGGGATGACATAGATTCCGGCGATGTCGCTCCAATTTATCCCTGGAGCATCGCGGCGCCGATTAAGCAGCATTTTATCGAAATGGATGACCGCTTCGATTTGATCGAACCGGAAATAACCGGAATCGGGGAATTGGAGATTGGCAGCACTTTTATTATTTCTGATGAAAAATGGCGCGAAAAGATAGAAAAACACTAG
- a CDS encoding phage tail protein: MNLSLSGSPYPPSAFYFKVVIGPPAGLTVDTSFQEVSGIDIEMDVETVIEGGENRFVRQLPKGTKHSNLSLKRGIAALDSPLVIWCKTTLESGLNLVIKPLPVLVYLMNEDKVPIRGWSFDSAYPLKWEVESFGSTKNEVAIEKIVLSYTASSRII; this comes from the coding sequence ATGAATTTGTCACTGTCGGGCAGTCCTTATCCGCCATCTGCTTTTTATTTCAAGGTTGTTATCGGACCGCCCGCTGGCTTAACGGTTGATACTTCGTTTCAGGAAGTTTCCGGGATCGATATTGAGATGGATGTCGAAACGGTAATCGAAGGCGGAGAGAATCGGTTTGTCCGGCAATTGCCGAAAGGCACCAAACACTCGAATTTATCGTTGAAGCGGGGGATTGCCGCTTTAGATTCACCACTGGTGATATGGTGTAAAACGACGCTCGAGTCCGGTCTGAATTTGGTGATTAAGCCCTTGCCGGTGCTGGTGTACCTGATGAATGAAGATAAAGTACCGATCCGTGGCTGGTCTTTTGACTCGGCTTATCCCTTAAAGTGGGAAGTGGAAAGTTTCGGGTCGACCAAAAACGAAGTGGCGATCGAGAAAATCGTGCTGAGCTATACCGCTTCATCCCGCATCATTTAG
- a CDS encoding DUF5908 family protein has translation MSIEIKQLLIKSNIVQRTKLEDPELPEEYRELKEDILSECRRMIHDSLQRKEDR, from the coding sequence ATGTCTATTGAAATTAAGCAATTGCTGATCAAATCGAACATTGTCCAGAGAACCAAGCTGGAGGATCCGGAGCTGCCGGAGGAATACCGGGAACTCAAGGAAGATATCCTGTCGGAGTGCCGGCGCATGATTCATGATTCTCTGCAGCGGAAGGAAGACCGCTAA